One Echinicola strongylocentroti DNA window includes the following coding sequences:
- a CDS encoding carboxypeptidase-like regulatory domain-containing protein: MKISFTYLGFFLSFVLVFFLSTNTQAQDTQERKVVQLSGIILNADSTSAVSGVNVYVPRKGRGTSSNQFGYFSMPVAEGDSVVFSFVGLKNQVFNVPIKVNEDKVSLILTMAQDEIALGEVEVMPYPTEEEFKQAVLAMNVEEMPLDRGNLSPQMLLRWAEQMPASANENFRTFQSGQMQQLQDRYGPRSFPLLNPFAWAEFIKSIKRGDLKSKD, encoded by the coding sequence TTGAAAATATCATTTACATATCTTGGTTTCTTTTTATCTTTTGTACTGGTTTTCTTCCTAAGCACAAATACACAGGCGCAGGACACACAGGAAAGAAAAGTGGTACAGCTGTCAGGAATTATCCTTAATGCTGACAGTACCAGTGCTGTTTCCGGTGTGAACGTCTATGTACCCCGTAAAGGAAGGGGAACCAGTTCCAACCAATTCGGTTATTTCTCAATGCCCGTAGCAGAAGGAGATAGCGTGGTATTTAGCTTTGTAGGCCTAAAAAACCAAGTATTCAATGTCCCCATTAAAGTAAATGAAGATAAAGTCAGCTTGATCCTTACCATGGCGCAGGATGAAATTGCCCTTGGCGAAGTAGAAGTAATGCCCTACCCCACAGAGGAAGAATTCAAACAAGCAGTATTAGCCATGAACGTAGAGGAAATGCCCTTGGACCGTGGCAACCTAAGCCCTCAAATGCTATTGCGTTGGGCTGAACAGATGCCTGCGTCGGCCAATGAAAACTTCCGCACCTTCCAAAGTGGCCAAATGCAGCAACTCCAAGATCGCTATGGCCCGAGATCCTTCCCATTGCTTAACCCTTTTGCTTGGGCAGAATTTATTAAATCCATCAAGAGAGGTGATCTCAAGAGCAAGGACTAA
- a CDS encoding dihydrodipicolinate synthase family protein: MKTIQPLPRPFKGIVPPMITPLVDENQLDVPGLERLIHHIIAGGVHGLFILGTTGESTSLSYEIRHELVRRTCEIVDGRVPVLVGITDTAATESLRLAETAANAGAAAVVAAPPYYFSLGQPELIEYYEYLAERLSLPLFLYNMPSHTKIIIEPATVKTLSQYDNIVGLKDSSANNAYFNKVMTKMNDRPDFSLFVGPEEIMAESVLLGAHGGVNGGANMFPELYVKLFEAAVSGDMETVKKLHGIVMQISTKMYSLGQFGSSYLKGIKGALSLLGICSDYMASPLHRFREKEREVLAAQLKEIQQQL; the protein is encoded by the coding sequence ATGAAAACTATACAACCTTTACCGCGCCCATTTAAGGGTATCGTGCCTCCAATGATCACGCCTTTGGTCGATGAAAACCAACTTGATGTTCCTGGATTGGAGCGATTGATCCATCACATCATCGCAGGAGGTGTTCATGGATTGTTCATTTTGGGGACTACTGGAGAGTCTACCAGTCTATCATATGAAATCCGACATGAATTGGTAAGGCGTACTTGTGAAATAGTGGATGGACGGGTACCGGTACTGGTGGGAATCACCGATACTGCCGCCACGGAAAGTTTGCGATTGGCCGAGACAGCAGCGAATGCAGGAGCTGCCGCCGTAGTGGCCGCTCCCCCTTATTATTTTAGCTTGGGCCAGCCAGAATTGATCGAATACTATGAGTATTTGGCCGAGAGGCTATCCTTACCATTGTTCTTGTACAATATGCCTTCCCATACCAAAATCATCATAGAGCCAGCTACCGTAAAAACACTCAGTCAGTACGATAATATTGTCGGCCTCAAGGACAGTTCTGCCAATAACGCCTACTTCAACAAGGTGATGACCAAAATGAATGATCGACCAGATTTTTCACTTTTTGTAGGACCCGAAGAAATCATGGCCGAATCGGTCCTGTTGGGTGCCCACGGTGGGGTAAATGGCGGAGCCAATATGTTCCCTGAGCTGTATGTGAAGTTATTCGAAGCTGCCGTGTCAGGAGACATGGAAACGGTGAAAAAGCTCCACGGCATCGTCATGCAAATATCTACCAAAATGTATTCGCTGGGACAGTTTGGCTCCAGCTACCTGAAAGGCATCAAAGGCGCCTTGAGTCTCCTTGGGATTTGCAGCGATTATATGGCATCGCCCCTGCACCGCTTTCGGGAAAAAGAACGTGAGGTTCTCGCTGCCCAATTAAAGGAAATTCAGCAGCAGCTTTAG
- a CDS encoding sodium:solute symporter, with translation MQLPIIDLIIFLIYMLGILLFGASFYFKKGRTTDDYMVGGRRLPSWAIGMSIFATFVSSISFLALPGNAYLTNWNSFVFSLSIPIAALIAVKFFVPLYRGVKSESAYYYLETRFGPWARTYASICYLLTQLARMGTILYLLALPMNALLGWDIATIIIVTGISVIIYASMGGIEAVIWTDAIQGIVLILGALTCLGIILFSMPEGPMQVIEIGQTHDKFSLGSYGLSVTEATFWVILIYGLFINLQNFGVDQNYVQRYMSAKTEKEAIKSTWFGSSLYVPVSLLFFFIGTALFAYYQVYPDLLPEALHAKDAADKIFPFFIVDGLPKGLTGLLIASIFAAGMSTISTSLNSSATVILTDHYKKYMNRNPTGKDNFRVLTIAAVVMGSLSIVVSLAMTEVKSALDAWWALSSVFSGGVLGLFLLGYFSKHVQQTEAAIGVVIGILVIAWMSLTPIFITEGPWLSFRNPMHANLTIVIGTLVIFLTGFLLSKVFHRSPQ, from the coding sequence ATGCAATTACCCATTATTGACCTGATCATTTTTTTGATTTACATGCTGGGCATCCTGCTCTTTGGAGCATCCTTCTACTTCAAAAAAGGAAGGACAACGGATGATTATATGGTCGGCGGTAGGCGATTGCCTTCTTGGGCCATAGGTATGTCGATCTTTGCGACTTTTGTGAGCAGTATCAGTTTTTTGGCCCTGCCGGGAAATGCCTATCTGACCAACTGGAACAGCTTTGTTTTTAGTCTTTCCATTCCCATCGCAGCACTGATAGCGGTCAAGTTTTTCGTTCCACTGTACCGTGGCGTGAAGAGTGAGTCGGCTTATTATTATTTGGAAACACGTTTTGGCCCTTGGGCAAGGACCTATGCTTCCATTTGCTACTTGCTGACACAGCTGGCCAGGATGGGAACGATCCTCTACTTGCTGGCTTTGCCGATGAACGCATTGCTCGGCTGGGATATTGCCACCATTATCATCGTCACGGGAATTTCGGTTATCATTTATGCTTCCATGGGAGGAATAGAGGCGGTGATCTGGACCGATGCCATTCAGGGGATCGTGCTGATCCTTGGTGCATTGACCTGTTTGGGGATCATTCTCTTTTCCATGCCGGAAGGTCCCATGCAAGTGATAGAAATTGGTCAAACGCATGACAAATTCAGCCTTGGCAGCTATGGACTTAGTGTGACAGAGGCCACATTTTGGGTGATTTTGATTTACGGATTATTTATCAACCTCCAGAATTTTGGCGTGGATCAAAACTACGTGCAACGTTATATGAGTGCCAAAACCGAAAAAGAGGCCATCAAATCCACTTGGTTTGGGAGTAGTCTTTATGTGCCGGTATCACTCCTCTTTTTCTTTATTGGAACGGCCTTGTTTGCCTATTACCAAGTCTATCCCGACCTATTGCCCGAAGCACTTCATGCCAAAGATGCCGCGGACAAAATATTTCCCTTCTTCATTGTAGACGGCCTTCCAAAGGGGCTTACCGGCCTACTGATCGCCTCTATTTTTGCTGCTGGGATGAGCACCATCTCCACCAGTCTAAACAGCTCCGCTACGGTCATCTTAACAGACCACTACAAAAAATACATGAATCGAAACCCCACTGGCAAGGACAATTTCAGGGTACTGACCATCGCAGCGGTGGTCATGGGCTCACTTAGCATTGTGGTTTCCTTGGCCATGACAGAGGTAAAAAGTGCACTGGATGCGTGGTGGGCATTGAGTTCCGTGTTTAGCGGCGGAGTACTGGGCTTGTTCCTTTTGGGCTATTTCTCCAAACATGTCCAACAAACCGAAGCGGCCATTGGCGTGGTAATCGGTATCCTTGTCATTGCCTGGATGAGCCTCACGCCCATCTTCATCACCGAAGGCCCTTGGCTGTCTTTCCGAAACCCTATGCACGCTAACTTGACCATCGTGATCGGTACCTTGGTCATCTTTCTGACTGGATTTCTTCTGTCTAAGGTGTTTCACCGATCACCTCAGTAA
- a CDS encoding DUF4403 family protein: MKSNLLIFSFILLIVSCKSINPEKPKFSGEPTVLPEAISRVNVPLEIPLDYIERNLNGELSELLYTEKGLNMGNGILADLDVNRTGDISLSSLGQNKLEINLPLQLKGQINIQKKIFGQSISTAVPFDEGLAPRVSFEPVIGRNWDIGISHVNIESWGRSLKYNLLGYEIDFGPMLKEHVEKMLDEQLTGENLSRISFKSMMEETWKAYGKPVKFEQDGIDAYIYTIPHKIKVREQFTTDQKLKLTIGIEGEVFTQIGSAPDISPSPLPNLYFNEDSRNYIDIMLPLSIPYQDLDKYLNDMLAQQQFRMDSKTVLTPKAFETQSFGDKALVKVDFTVTRNDKKDITGNIYLVGKPTYDPLREAIVFEDIDFDLNTKNILASSASWMKQGAVLEEMKKYAVYPIGEYIQAARLELQQQGYIETDYASFRVKRPALDVEGIYTTEKDIRLYLRSKGEMEVKLK, encoded by the coding sequence ATGAAAAGTAATCTCCTCATCTTCAGCTTTATTTTGCTGATCGTTTCCTGTAAAAGCATCAACCCTGAAAAGCCAAAATTTTCAGGAGAACCAACCGTATTGCCCGAGGCTATTTCCCGTGTCAATGTTCCCTTGGAAATCCCCTTGGACTATATCGAGCGCAACCTGAACGGCGAGCTCAGTGAATTACTGTATACAGAAAAAGGGCTAAACATGGGCAATGGCATTTTAGCGGACTTGGATGTGAATAGGACAGGTGATATTTCGCTTTCCTCCCTCGGCCAAAACAAACTGGAAATCAACCTGCCACTACAGCTAAAAGGGCAAATCAATATCCAAAAGAAGATTTTTGGCCAGAGTATCTCTACAGCAGTGCCCTTTGACGAAGGGCTTGCACCACGGGTGAGCTTCGAGCCTGTCATCGGCCGGAATTGGGATATCGGCATCTCCCATGTGAACATCGAAAGCTGGGGCAGATCATTGAAATACAATTTGCTGGGTTATGAAATTGACTTTGGCCCAATGCTAAAAGAGCATGTAGAAAAAATGCTCGACGAACAGCTTACAGGAGAAAACCTCAGCCGTATCAGCTTCAAAAGCATGATGGAAGAGACGTGGAAAGCCTATGGAAAACCCGTAAAATTCGAACAGGACGGTATCGATGCGTACATCTACACGATTCCCCACAAGATCAAAGTCCGGGAGCAGTTCACCACGGACCAAAAGCTCAAGCTTACCATTGGCATCGAAGGTGAGGTGTTTACCCAAATTGGAAGTGCTCCGGACATTTCCCCCAGCCCACTTCCCAATCTTTATTTTAACGAAGACAGCCGAAACTATATCGACATCATGCTTCCACTGTCGATACCTTACCAAGACCTGGACAAGTACCTCAACGACATGCTCGCCCAACAGCAGTTTAGGATGGACAGCAAAACAGTCTTAACGCCCAAGGCATTTGAAACGCAAAGCTTTGGGGACAAAGCCTTGGTAAAGGTGGACTTTACAGTCACGCGAAATGACAAGAAAGATATCACCGGCAATATTTATTTGGTAGGAAAGCCCACCTATGATCCTTTGCGAGAGGCCATCGTATTTGAGGACATTGATTTTGACCTGAACACCAAGAATATTTTGGCAAGCAGTGCCAGCTGGATGAAGCAAGGGGCGGTACTGGAAGAAATGAAAAAGTACGCCGTTTATCCAATTGGGGAGTATATTCAAGCAGCCCGGTTAGAGCTCCAGCAACAAGGATATATCGAAACGGATTATGCTTCTTTTAGGGTGAAAAGGCCAGCCTTGGACGTAGAGGGCATTTATACCACCGAAAAAGACATCCGTCTCTATTTACGTTCCAAAGGTGAAATGGAGGTGAAGTTGAAGTAA
- a CDS encoding DUF2442 domain-containing protein, with protein MKVREEFVAYRTIFIGIEAAEYVGQFCIRILFKDKTEKTVDFRPFLKHSTHPEIQKYLDEDHFRSFKVKDDNLQWGDYEMIFPISDLYKGKIAF; from the coding sequence ATGAAAGTTCGAGAAGAATTTGTAGCCTATAGGACAATTTTTATAGGGATAGAAGCAGCAGAATATGTTGGACAATTTTGCATTAGGATTTTATTCAAAGACAAAACAGAAAAGACAGTTGATTTTAGGCCTTTTCTAAAGCATTCTACGCATCCGGAAATCCAAAAATACTTAGATGAAGATCATTTTAGAAGTTTTAAGGTTAAGGATGATAACCTTCAATGGGGTGACTACGAGATGATTTTTCCAATTTCGGATTTATATAAGGGCAAAATAGCGTTTTAA
- a CDS encoding DUF4160 domain-containing protein → MPKIFEYLGIVVYFYSNEHEPVYVHATKPGN, encoded by the coding sequence ATGCCCAAGATTTTCGAATATTTAGGTATTGTCGTATACTTCTATTCAAATGAGCACGAGCCAGTTTATGTCCACGCTACAAAACCGGGAAACTAA
- a CDS encoding 3'-5' exonuclease, giving the protein MSWWQIFRKRPMKSAMVKHYEEHFTKPISKKLPISELTFVVVDTETTGLDPKKDHILAFGGIKITNNRILVQSSREQFVHSKKKSASSIKIHEIVQPRNAVSPREFVRGFLPYLGSDILVAHHAGFDLAMIEKIGRPFGLRKLHNPVVDTGDLAMRLEHGIHYDPSRINLRDYSLDKLCERYKIPIHDRHIAAGDAFLTAQLLIKLLKEAEKKGVVTYGDLMRW; this is encoded by the coding sequence ATGAGCTGGTGGCAAATTTTCAGAAAGCGGCCGATGAAGTCCGCAATGGTAAAGCATTATGAGGAGCATTTCACAAAGCCAATTTCAAAGAAATTGCCTATAAGTGAATTGACTTTTGTGGTAGTGGACACCGAGACTACTGGATTGGATCCAAAAAAAGACCATATTCTGGCCTTTGGGGGTATAAAAATCACGAACAACCGGATCTTGGTCCAGAGTTCACGGGAGCAATTTGTGCATTCGAAGAAAAAGAGCGCCTCCAGCATTAAAATCCACGAAATCGTCCAACCAAGGAACGCAGTTTCCCCAAGGGAGTTTGTAAGGGGATTTTTGCCTTATCTGGGAAGTGATATTCTGGTGGCCCATCATGCAGGCTTTGATCTAGCGATGATCGAAAAAATAGGCCGTCCCTTTGGTCTGAGAAAGCTTCATAACCCAGTAGTGGACACTGGCGATCTAGCGATGAGGCTGGAGCATGGGATCCATTACGACCCCTCTCGGATCAACCTGCGGGACTACAGCTTGGATAAACTCTGTGAACGCTACAAGATCCCTATCCACGACCGTCACATCGCTGCGGGAGATGCATTTCTGACCGCCCAACTGCTCATCAAACTGCTAAAAGAAGCCGAAAAGAAAGGAGTGGTTACTTACGGGGATTTGATGCGGTGGTAA
- a CDS encoding DUF294 nucleotidyltransferase-like domain-containing protein yields MSNVIVNRVKEFLHRFPPFSFLSDELLTDVAREVELMYYTKGEYIFKKGNPASPHFFVLKEGSVYLTEEDAGKMVVKDYCDEGEVFGVLALLGRRPYVLNGYVAEDSLLYAVPVDVFDKVLKENSEVSLYFAAGFAAGQVVVRTDLSQSQKARKLLKDATSDHGLSLFMEKGNLNFPTEVLSCDHGTSIGKAAQLMQEKDVGSIVIVDSDGFPTGIITDKDMRNRVVAAGIPFEVKVEEVMTSPVRTVHHQSDFPTIYLTMIKNHLHHLILTEDGTDGSKITGIVSDHDVFLSHGNSPAVLIHGLMNTWDVQEMKGIRDRAETLLGYFLENEVAIDFVASILSEINDVIIKRAVLLAKEKVDKDYPEECKVPFCFLSLGSEGRQEQLLRTDLDNALVFGDVENDKLPRTKAYFEALSQEVIQTLIACGFHPCPSEVMANNPEWCQPLSVWKDYFSHWVNLPDEVSLMKATIFFDFRAVYGTTSLAEEMTHHIYQVIEERKTFLGFLAKNALLNPPPLGFFKNFIVEKSGEHKDQFDIKLRAMMPLADAARLLILSHKVLGINNTFDRFEKLATLEPQNAALYEEAASAYEIFLRLRALEGIASGTSGRYITPRSLGKLQRQLLKNAFAPIHQLQEVLTVRFQTDYIPK; encoded by the coding sequence ATGTCCAATGTCATTGTCAATAGGGTAAAGGAATTTCTCCACCGATTCCCACCATTCAGTTTTCTTTCGGATGAATTGTTAACCGATGTCGCACGGGAGGTGGAGCTGATGTACTATACCAAAGGAGAATACATATTCAAAAAAGGCAACCCGGCCAGTCCCCACTTTTTTGTGCTGAAGGAAGGCTCCGTCTATCTCACAGAGGAAGATGCTGGAAAAATGGTGGTCAAAGATTATTGTGATGAAGGAGAGGTTTTTGGAGTACTGGCTTTGCTCGGTCGACGTCCTTACGTGCTCAACGGCTATGTGGCAGAAGACAGTCTGCTTTATGCTGTTCCAGTAGATGTTTTTGATAAGGTGCTGAAGGAGAACAGTGAGGTCAGCCTGTACTTTGCGGCGGGATTTGCGGCAGGACAGGTGGTCGTACGCACAGACCTGTCCCAGTCCCAAAAAGCCAGAAAGCTGCTCAAGGATGCCACTTCAGACCATGGCCTTTCCCTGTTTATGGAGAAAGGCAACCTGAATTTTCCCACAGAAGTACTCAGCTGTGACCACGGCACATCCATAGGAAAGGCTGCGCAACTGATGCAGGAGAAAGACGTGGGATCGATTGTGATTGTGGATAGTGATGGCTTCCCAACTGGAATTATTACCGATAAGGATATGCGTAACCGCGTGGTGGCCGCAGGAATTCCCTTCGAAGTGAAAGTGGAAGAGGTGATGACCAGCCCGGTGAGGACCGTGCACCATCAATCTGATTTCCCTACCATTTACCTGACCATGATCAAGAATCACCTGCATCATTTGATCCTAACGGAAGATGGTACAGACGGTAGCAAAATCACCGGTATCGTCTCGGATCATGACGTGTTCCTTTCGCATGGCAACAGTCCTGCGGTGCTCATTCATGGGCTCATGAATACTTGGGATGTGCAGGAAATGAAGGGCATCCGCGACCGTGCAGAGACCTTGTTGGGCTACTTCTTGGAAAATGAAGTGGCCATTGATTTTGTTGCGAGTATCTTGTCAGAGATCAATGATGTGATTATAAAAAGAGCCGTCCTACTGGCGAAAGAGAAGGTGGACAAGGATTATCCAGAAGAGTGCAAGGTCCCGTTTTGCTTCCTGTCACTGGGAAGTGAAGGCCGACAGGAGCAGTTACTGAGAACCGACTTGGACAATGCCCTGGTCTTTGGAGACGTAGAGAATGATAAATTGCCACGTACCAAAGCGTATTTTGAAGCACTGTCCCAAGAGGTCATCCAGACGTTGATTGCCTGTGGCTTTCATCCCTGTCCCAGTGAGGTGATGGCCAACAACCCTGAATGGTGCCAGCCACTTTCTGTGTGGAAGGACTATTTTAGCCATTGGGTAAACCTACCAGATGAGGTTTCCTTGATGAAAGCGACGATTTTCTTTGATTTTAGGGCCGTTTATGGTACTACGTCCCTAGCAGAAGAGATGACGCATCATATCTATCAAGTCATTGAAGAGCGTAAAACCTTTTTGGGATTTTTGGCAAAAAACGCTTTGCTCAATCCTCCTCCACTCGGGTTTTTCAAGAACTTCATCGTCGAAAAATCAGGAGAGCATAAGGATCAGTTTGATATTAAGCTGCGGGCAATGATGCCCTTGGCAGATGCGGCACGGCTGCTGATTCTTAGCCATAAGGTACTGGGCATCAACAATACCTTTGATCGTTTTGAGAAGCTCGCTACGCTGGAACCGCAGAATGCAGCGCTTTATGAAGAGGCGGCCAGTGCGTATGAGATATTTTTGCGACTGAGGGCTTTGGAGGGCATCGCCAGTGGCACATCCGGGCGGTACATCACACCACGGTCACTGGGCAAGCTGCAGCGGCAATTGCTCAAAAACGCCTTTGCACCCATCCATCAACTACAAGAAGTGCTGACCGTCCGATTTCAAACCGATTATATTCCCAAATGA
- the acs gene encoding acetate--CoA ligase, which yields MSDRIHTLSGYFHEYQKSVAEPEQFWARIADSFHWKKRWDKVLEWDFEGPDVKWFVNGKVNITENILERHLFIMGDRPAIIWEPNDPNEEGRTLTYRQLYHEVCKFSNALKAKGVQKGDKVIIYMPMVPEAAIAMLACARIGAVHSVVFAGFSSSALADRINDCEAKVVLTSDGNFRGTKKIAVKDLVDEALEKTSTIETVIVYQRTKQDVTMVEGRDIWWHDVIEGQPDTNEAEVMDSEDMLFILYTSGSTGKPKGVVHTTGGYMVYSKYTFENVFQYSPGDVYWCTADIGWITGHSYIVYGPLLAGATSIMFEGVPTYPDAGRFWAIVDKYQVNQFYTAPTAIRALEAHGTKPIEPYKLDSLKVLGSVGEPINEEAWHWYHTHIGKNRCPIVDTWWQTETGGIMVSPIAGITPNKPAYATMPLPGVQLAIVDPEGKELKGKAVEGNLCIKFPWPGMLRTTYGDHERCKQTYFSTYPGMYFTGDGVKRDHDGYYRILGRVDDVINVSGHRMGTAEIENAINEHPKVIESAVVGYPHEVKGQGIYAYVICDLKNRTEENLIGEIKDTITKSIGPIAKPDKIQIVPGLPKTRSGKIMRRILRKVAEGSFDNMGDTSTLLDPAVVEDIIEGRVE from the coding sequence ATGAGTGATAGAATTCACACCTTAAGTGGTTACTTTCATGAGTATCAAAAAAGCGTAGCCGAGCCAGAACAGTTTTGGGCACGGATCGCCGATTCCTTTCACTGGAAAAAACGATGGGACAAAGTGCTGGAATGGGACTTTGAAGGCCCTGATGTGAAGTGGTTTGTCAATGGGAAAGTCAATATCACCGAAAATATACTAGAGCGCCACCTGTTTATCATGGGCGATCGCCCGGCTATTATCTGGGAACCCAACGACCCCAATGAGGAAGGCAGAACACTAACCTATCGCCAGCTTTACCATGAGGTCTGCAAGTTTTCCAATGCGCTAAAGGCGAAGGGAGTCCAAAAGGGAGACAAGGTCATCATCTATATGCCGATGGTGCCAGAGGCGGCCATTGCGATGCTCGCCTGTGCGCGTATTGGTGCGGTTCATTCGGTGGTTTTTGCCGGTTTTTCCAGCTCTGCACTGGCAGATAGAATCAATGACTGTGAAGCCAAAGTAGTGCTTACCTCAGACGGGAACTTCCGGGGAACAAAAAAGATAGCGGTCAAAGATTTGGTGGACGAAGCATTGGAGAAAACAAGTACCATAGAAACGGTAATTGTCTATCAAAGAACCAAGCAGGACGTGACCATGGTGGAAGGCCGCGACATTTGGTGGCATGATGTCATCGAAGGGCAGCCGGATACCAATGAAGCCGAAGTAATGGACAGTGAGGACATGTTGTTCATCCTGTACACCTCCGGTTCTACAGGTAAGCCAAAAGGAGTAGTACACACCACAGGTGGTTATATGGTGTATTCTAAATACACCTTTGAAAATGTTTTCCAATACTCTCCCGGTGACGTTTATTGGTGTACAGCGGATATCGGATGGATTACAGGCCACTCCTATATTGTTTATGGACCGCTATTGGCGGGAGCTACTTCCATCATGTTTGAGGGTGTGCCGACTTATCCTGATGCAGGGAGGTTTTGGGCCATCGTGGACAAGTATCAAGTCAACCAGTTCTACACCGCCCCTACGGCCATTCGTGCACTGGAAGCGCATGGTACCAAGCCCATAGAACCCTATAAACTGGATTCCTTAAAAGTCCTGGGATCGGTAGGAGAGCCTATCAATGAAGAAGCTTGGCACTGGTACCACACCCACATTGGCAAAAACCGATGCCCTATCGTGGATACTTGGTGGCAGACCGAAACGGGCGGGATCATGGTTTCCCCGATCGCAGGGATCACACCCAACAAGCCTGCTTATGCGACGATGCCCCTCCCAGGAGTGCAGCTGGCCATTGTCGATCCAGAGGGTAAAGAACTGAAGGGAAAAGCTGTTGAAGGAAATCTCTGCATCAAGTTTCCGTGGCCGGGAATGCTGAGAACTACCTATGGTGACCATGAACGGTGCAAGCAGACGTACTTTTCTACTTATCCAGGGATGTATTTTACCGGTGATGGAGTGAAGCGCGACCATGATGGGTACTACAGGATCCTAGGTCGGGTAGATGATGTGATCAACGTGTCCGGACACCGAATGGGGACTGCAGAAATCGAAAATGCCATTAACGAGCACCCTAAAGTGATCGAATCAGCGGTAGTGGGCTATCCACATGAAGTCAAAGGACAGGGAATCTACGCCTATGTGATCTGCGACCTGAAAAACAGGACAGAAGAAAACCTCATAGGAGAAATCAAAGACACCATTACGAAGAGCATCGGCCCGATCGCCAAGCCGGATAAAATCCAGATTGTACCAGGCTTGCCAAAAACCCGATCAGGGAAGATCATGCGTCGTATCCTGCGAAAAGTAGCTGAAGGCAGCTTCGACAATATGGGCGATACATCCACCTTGCTGGATCCTGCTGTAGTAGAGGATATCATCGAAGGAAGAGTGGAATAA